The following proteins come from a genomic window of Salvia hispanica cultivar TCC Black 2014 chromosome 4, UniMelb_Shisp_WGS_1.0, whole genome shotgun sequence:
- the LOC125221371 gene encoding protein NLP7-like, producing MYELRSCKLACGKQLGEELVVEVIEFSYANKLDSSELEPASVYPVILKSVQYNHNEYHHTEEEQQYEYHHTDEEEEQNEYHHTDEEQQQYNEYHQYTAEQHGEECTAVGSDSNIEERKKRKNSFNLSFEVLKSHFGKKLKDVAKELGVGRSTIKRACRRNGIFRWPNRREHKKNPSLFEEQSTADSKQDMLPSTNHVNQLENVTQINTGSEGKVIVKVEYKEDRIIFELSQSLVGLAKITEEVATSLNLEKGSFKLKYNDEDGDEILLTRDADLKLCPKIRTAIGKPLIQLLVQC from the exons ATGTATGAATTAAGATCATGTAAGCTAGCATGTGGGAAGCAACTAGGAGAGGAATTAGTGGTTGAAGTTATTGAATTTTCTTATGCAAACAAACTTGATTCATCTGAATTAGAGCCTGCATCTGTGTATCCAGTCATATTGAAAAGTGTGCAGTACAATCATAACGAGTACCATCACACTGAAGAAGAACAACAATATGAGTATCATCACAccgatgaagaagaagaacaaaatGAGTACCATCACACTGATGAAGAGCAACAACAATACAATGAGTACCATCAATATACTGCAGAACAACACGGAGAAGAATGCACCGCTGTTGGCTCAGATTCAAAtatagaagaaagaaagaagagaaaaaactcCTTCAATCTTAGTTTTGAGGTTCTCAAATCACATTTTGGGAAGAAGCTAAAAGATGTTGCGAAAGAGCTTGGCG TTGGAAGGTCAACAATAAAGCGTGCATGCAGACGAAATGGCATTTTTAGGTGGCCAAATAGAAGAGAACACAAGAAAAATCCATCCCTTTTCGAAGAACAAAGTACTGCAGATTCAAAGCAAGATATGTTGCCATCAACTAACCATGTTAATCAATTGGAGAATGTGACACAAATAAACACAGGAAGCGAAGGCAAAGTGATTGTAAAGGTGGAGTATAAGGAGGATAGAATAATATTTGAGTTGTCTCAGTCATTAGTAGGTTTGGCAAAGATTACTGAAGAAGTGGCGACAAGTCTAAATCTGGAGAAGGGCAGTTTCAAGTTGAAATACAACGATGAAGATGGCGATGAGATCTTATTAACCAGAGATGCTGATTTGAAACTTTGTCCAAAGATTCGAACAGCAATAGGCAAGCCACTCATCCAACTATTAGTTCAATGCTAG